The following are encoded in a window of Mustela nigripes isolate SB6536 chromosome 1, MUSNIG.SB6536, whole genome shotgun sequence genomic DNA:
- the LOC132019803 gene encoding olfactory receptor 8B3: protein MIPQLHEGSPASSEDTFTGPSPAMSRKGLGEDCFLEQARAGDRGCWCLSPRPLPHRVLAHYEMEVVLARQVPSRLQLRPVVGSFPLCHKPAKSVSVSFPVSSLPPKSNFDFKFPKKTILVRNDSSVTEFLLAGLTDRPELQQPLFFLFLMIYIVTVVGNLGLIILIGLDSHLHTPMYYFLFNLSFIDLCYSSVFTPKMLMNFVSRENIISYVGCMTQLFFFLFFVISECYMLTSMAYDRYVAICHPLLYRVTMSHQVCCLLTVAAYMMGFAGASAHTGCMLRLTFCHVNIINHYLCDILPLLQLSCTSTYVNEVVVLIVVGINITVPSFTILISYVFILTSILHIRSAQGRSKAFSTCSSHIIALSLFFGSAAFMYLKYSSPGSMEQGKVSSVFYTNVGPMLNPLIYSLRNKDVKIAFRKALIKIWSRNMF from the exons ATGATACCCCAGCTTCACGAAGGATCCCCAGCATCCTCTGAGGACACATTCACAGGCCCATCCCCAGCTATGTCCAGAAAAGGGTTGGGTGAGGACTGCTTCCTCGAACAGGCAAGGGCAGGGGATAGAGGGTGTTGGTGCCTGAGCCCCAGACCACTGCCCCACCGGGTCCTGGCACACTATGAGATGGAAGTGGTCCTTGCCCGGCAGGTACCCAGCAGACTCCAACTTCGCCCTGTTGTTGGATCCTTTCCTCTTTGTCACAAACCTGCAAAATCTGTCTCAGTTTCTTTTCCTGTATCTTCTTTACCTCCAAAAAGTAACTTTGATTTCAA atttccaaagaagacaataTTGGTTAGAAATGACTCCTCAGTGACTGAATTTCTTCTTGCTGGATTAACAGACCGCCCAGAGCTCCAGCaacccctctttttcctttttctgatgaTCTACATTGTCACCGTGGTGGGCAACCTTGGCTTGATCATTCTCATTGGTCTCGACTCtcacctccacacccccatgtactaTTTCCTCTTCAACCTATCCTTCATTGATCTCTGTTACTCTTCTGTTTTCACCCCCAAGATGCTGATGAACTTTGTATCAAGGGAGAACATCATCTCTTATGTTGGGTGCATGACacagctgtttttctttctcttttttgtcatcTCGGAATGCTACATGTTGACGTcaatggcctatgaccgctatgtggccatctgtcatCCATTGCTGTATAGGGTCACCATGTCCCATCAGGTCTGTTGCTTGCTAACTGTTGCAGCATACATGATGGGATTTGCTGGAGCCTCTGCCCACACAGGCTGCATGCTTAGACTGACTTTCTGCCATGTCAATATCATCAACCATTACCTGTGTGacattcttcctcttctccaactCTCTTGCACCAGCACCTATGTCAATGAGGTGGTAGTTCTGATAGTTGTGGGAATTAATATCACAGTACCCAGTTTTACCATCCTGATTTCTTATGTCTTTATCCTCACTAGCATTCTTCATATCAGATCTGCTCAAGGACGATCAAAAGCCTTCAGTACCTGCAGCTCTCACAtcattgctctttctcttttttttgggtCAGCAGCATTCATGTATCTTAAATATTCTTCTCCTGGATCTATGGAGCAGGGAAAAGTTTCTTCAGTTTTCTATACTAACGTAGGGCCCATGCTCAACCCCTTGATCTACAGTTTGAGGAATAAGGATGTCAAAATAGCATTCAGGAAAGCCCTGATTAAAATCTGGAGTAGAAACATGTTCTAA